A genomic window from Pseudoalteromonas piratica includes:
- a CDS encoding RNA-binding S4 domain-containing protein: MSQAFVVELEEQPIELCNLLKLLDLVESGGQAKMLIADGYVALNGEICLQKRKKVYAGDTVEFNGQLFQVAEFSGESTEGDYQDSESFEDDYKDDDAAEYQPVTEPSKAATPANNPSPAKAKKTDKKPAAKNAKTKDKKTGRKSISFG; the protein is encoded by the coding sequence ATGTCACAAGCTTTTGTTGTAGAACTTGAAGAGCAACCGATTGAATTATGTAACTTATTAAAGCTACTTGATCTTGTTGAGTCTGGCGGCCAAGCAAAAATGCTAATTGCCGACGGCTATGTTGCTCTTAATGGTGAAATTTGCCTACAAAAACGCAAAAAAGTATACGCAGGTGACACGGTAGAATTCAACGGCCAACTTTTCCAAGTTGCCGAATTTTCAGGCGAAAGCACTGAGGGTGACTACCAAGATAGCGAATCATTTGAAGACGACTATAAAGACGATGACGCGGCTGAATATCAGCCAGTAACTGAACCGTCAAAAGCAGCAACTCCGGCGAATAATCCGTCGCCTGCAAAAGCGAAAAAGACGGATAAAAAACCAGCCGCTAAAAACGCAAAAACTAAAGATAAAAAAACCGGCAGAAAATCGATTTCGTTTGGATAA